A region from the Gossypium hirsutum isolate 1008001.06 chromosome A08, Gossypium_hirsutum_v2.1, whole genome shotgun sequence genome encodes:
- the LOC107931896 gene encoding probable sugar phosphate/phosphate translocator At3g11320, which yields MRSLFTIGLIASWYASNIGVLLLNKFLLSNYGFKYPIFLTLCHMMACSLLSYIAIEWLKIAPMQRVKSRLQMMKISALGFIFCLSVVGGNISLRYLPVSFNQAVGATTPFFTAVFAVVMTSKREGWITYVTLVPVVAGVIIASGGEPLFHLFGFMMCIGATAARALKSVLQGLLLSSEGEKLNAMNLLMYMAPIAVLALFPAALYMEKGVVGITIALARDDWKFLIYLLFNSALAYFVNLANFLVTKHTSPLTLQVLGNAKGAVAVVISILIFKNPVSITGMLGYSLTVAGVILYTEAKKRSM from the exons atgaGAAGTTTATTTACGATCGGTTTAATAGCATCATGGTACGCCTCGAACATTGGGGTTTTGTTATTGAACAAGTTCTTGTTAAGTAATTATGGGTTCAAGTACCCAATTTTCCTCACCTTGTGCCATATGATGGCTTGTTCGTTGCTGAGTTATATTGCTATTGAATGGCTGAAAATAGCTCCGATGCAAAGGGTGAAGTCACGGTTGCAGATGATGAAGATATCAGCTTTGGGGTTCATCTTTTGTTTGTCGGTCGTCGGCGGGAATATTTCGCTTAGGTACCTTCCTGTGTCGTTTAATCAAGCTGTTGGTGCTACTACGCCGTTTTTCACGGCGGTTTTTGCGGTGGTTATGACTTCTAAAAGGGAAGGTTGGATTACGTATGTTACACTCGTGCCTGTTGTCGCTGGTGTTATTATTGCCAGTGGG GGAGAACCATTGTTTCATCTGTTTGGATTTATGATGTGTATTGGTGCCACAGCAGCAAGAGCTCTTAAATCAGTGCTTCAAGGCCTTTTGCTGTCTTCCGAAGG GGAAAAGCTCAACGCCATGAACCTATTAATGTACATGGCACCTATAGCTGTCCTGGCCCTTTTCCCAGCAGCTCTTTACATGGAAAAAGGTGTAGTTGGCATCACCATTGCACTTGCAAGAGATGATTGGAAGTTCTTAATATATCTCCTCTTCAATTCAGCACTTGCTTATTTTGTCAACTTAGCCAATTTCTTGGTCACCAAGCATACCAGTCCCTTGACTCTCCAG GTGTTGGGAAACGCGAAAGGCGCGGTGGCCGTGGTTATATCGATCTTGATATTCAAAAATCCAGTATCAATTACCGGGATGCTTGGATACTCACTCACAGTGGCAGGGGTTATTCTTTATACTGAAGCTAAAAAACGCAGTATGTAA
- the LOC107931874 gene encoding protein NRT1/ PTR FAMILY 8.1 — MEEDDIYTKDGTVDYKGNPANKKTTGTWRACPYIIGNEGCERLAYYGMSTNLVLYFKHQLNQHSATASKNNQNWSGTCYITPLIGAFLADSYLGRYWTIACFSIIYIIGMTLLAMSASVDGMKPFCYSKDNCNPTDTQSAMTFLALYLIALGTGGIKPCVSSYGADQFDDTDEREKIHKSSFFNWFYFSINIGALIAASVLVWVQTNVSWGWGFGIPAIAMAIAVGFFFTGTRLYRNQIPGGSPLTRLCQVLVASIRKYNVAVPADMSLLYEKADAESNIKGSRKIDHTNDLSFLDKAAVETQTDQLKGINPWRLCTVTQVEELKAIIRLLPIWASGIIFAAVYSQMSSLFTLQGERMDTRVAHSNFHIPPASLSIFDTLSVIFWVPIYDRIIVPTTGKFTGRKNGLTQLQRMGIGLFISIFAMVAAAILEQERLNIVKKHNYYDLKEMPLTIFWQVPQYFLIGCAEVFTFIGQLEFFYEQAPDAMRSFCSALSLTTVAAGSYLSSLLVTIVTSITAKDGKLGWIPDNLNHGHIDYFFWLLAGLSVANFGVFIGIAKWYTYKTAVGTVPLNQKEAK, encoded by the exons atggaagaagatgatatataTACAAAAGATGGGACAGTGGATTACAAAGGAAATCCAGCTAATAAGAAGACAACTGGAACCTGGAGAGCTTGTCCCTATATCATAG GTAATGAGGGTTGTGAAAGATTGGCATACTATGGGATGAGCACCAATTTAGTGCTTTATTTCAAGCATCAATTAAACCAGCATAGTGCAACCGCTTCCAAAAATAACCAGAACTGGAGTGGAACATGTTACATTACACCATTGATTGGTGCATTTCTAGCTGATTCTTATCTAGGAAGATATTGGACAATTGCTTGTTTCTCGATCATCTATATCATT GGAATGACACTTTTGGCAATGTCTGCATCGGTCGATGGCATGAAGCCATTTTGTTATTCGAAAGATAATTGCAACCCGACCGATACGCAAAGCGCCATGACTTTTCTAGCGCTGTACCTAATAGCGCTAGGAACAGGTGGGATTAAACCATGTGTTTCGTCATACGGAGCCGATCAGTTCGACGACACGGACGAAAGGGAGAAGATACACAAGAGTTCATTTTTCAATTGGTTCTATTTCTCAATAAACATTGGTGCACTCATTGCAGCATCTGTGTTGGTATGGGTTCAAACCAATGTGAGTTGGGGATGGGGTTTCGGCATCCCGGCTATAGCCATGGCTATAGCTGTCGGGTTTTTCTTTACGGGCACTCGTTTATATCGGAACCAAATACCCGGTGGCAGCCCTCTCACACGTCTATGTCAGGTTTTGGTAGCATCCATTAGGAAATATAATGTTGCAGTGCCTGCTGATATGTCTCTTTTGTATGAAAAAGCAGATGCAGAGTCTAATATCAAAGGAAGCCGCAAGATTGACCATACCAATGATCTTAG TTTCTTGGACAAAGCAGCAGTGGAAACTCAAACAGACCAATTAAAAGGCATTAATCCGTGGCGACTTTGCACCGTCACACAAGTCGAAGAACTCAAAGCTATAATCCGATTACTCCCCATATGGGCTTCCGGCATAATCTTTGCCGCCGTATACAGCCAAATGAGCAGTTTATTCACCTTACAAGGCGAAAGAATGGACACTCGCGTAGCCCACTCCAACTTCCATATCCCACCAGCCTCACTTTCAATCTTCGACACCCTCAGTGTCATTTTCTGGGTACCAATCTACGACCGAATCATCGTCCCGACGACCGGAAAATTCACCGGCCGGAAAAACGGATTAACCCAACTTCAACGAATGGGAATTGGACTCTTCATATCAATCTTCGCCATGGTAGCCGCAGCTATCTTAGAACAAGAACGGCTTAACATAGTGAAAAAACATAACTATTACGACTTAAAAGAGATGCCATTGACGATTTTCTGGCAAGTCCCGCAGTATTTCCTCATTGGGTGTGCTGAGGTTTTTACCTTTATTGGACAATTGGAGTTCTTTTATGAACAAGCACCGGATGCCATGAGGAGTTTTTGTTCGGCGTTGTCGTTAACCACCGTGGCTGCAGGTAGTTATTTGAGTTCATTGTTGGTTACTATTGTTACTAGTATTACGGCAAAAGATGGGAAACTGGGGTGGATACCGGATAATTTGAATCATGGCCATATTGATTACTTTTTTTGGTTGTTGGCTGGTTTAAGTGTGGCGAACTTTGGGGTTTTCATCGGGATAGCGAAATGGTATACGTATAAGACGGCGGTGGGGACTGTGCCGTTGAATCAGAAAGAAGCGAAATGA
- the LOC107931938 gene encoding 50S ribosomal protein L4, chloroplastic — MATSATTLTSLSFFSSSLFLSSPSPKLSTSLSFSFKPSSNPSLSISSQLSNLPILSFTGEKIGETYLDLKSAPPETARAVVHRAIITDLQNKRRGTASTLTRGKVRGGGKKPYPQKKTGRARRGSARTPLRPGGGVIFGPKPRDWSVKINKKEKRLAISTALSSAAENTIVVEDFGDKFEKPKTKEFIEALKRWGLDPKQKSMFLMMEVPETVNKSSRNIGTLRMLTPRTLNLFDILNCDNLVLTPDIVDYLNGRYGEDYEGDTEDDNEEYEEEDEQSGQDENVDAAQ, encoded by the exons ATGGCGACTTCAGCTACTACACTCACTTCACtttccttcttctcttcttccctTTTCCTCTCTTCTCCTTCCCCTAAACTCTCAACTTCCCTTTCCTTCTCTTTCAAACCTTCTTCGAACCCGTCTCTTTCCATTTCTTCCCAACTTTCCAATCTCCCCATTTTGTCCTTCACCGGCGAAAAAATCGGCGAAACTTATCTCGACCTCAAATCAGCCCCTCCCGAAACCGCTAGAGCCGTCGTTCACCGAGCAATCATCACTGACTTACAAAACAAGCGTCGTGGCACAGCTTCTACACTCACTCGTGGTAAAGTTCGTGGTGGAGGGAAAAAGCCTTACCCTCAAAAGAAAACCGGGCGTGCTCGCCGTGGGTCTGCGCGCACCCCGCTCCGTCCGGGTGGTGGTGTTATCTTCGGACCCAAGCCCAGAGACTGGTCGGTTAAGatcaataaaaaagagaaaaggttGGCGATTTCGACGGCGTTATCCAGTGCGGCTGAGAACACGATAGTTGTTGAAGATTTTGGGGATAAATTTGAGAAACCGAAGACTAAAGAGTTTATTGAGGCTTTGAAGAGATGGGGATTAGACCCAAAGCAGAAATCTATGTTTTTGATGATGGAAGTGCCGGAAACTGTGAATAAATCGAGTCGGAATATTGGGACTTTGAGGATGTTAACGCCGAGGACCCTTAATTTGTTTGATATTTTGAATTGTGATAATTTGGTGTTGACTCCGGATATTGTGGATTATCTTAATGGAAGATATGGTGAAGATTATGAAGGTGATACTGAGGATGATAATGAAGAATATGAAGAAGAAGACGAACAAAGCGGTCAAG ATGAGAATGTTGATGCAGCTCAATGA
- the LOC107931863 gene encoding uncharacterized protein has protein sequence MVVKVAANLHLQLSEPNLTQSSAVIPSPSFLKRCRTDAVLVSKTVNRSTLFGSRSAIINRSKSSEIFKPKHKASSPIACIHYLSDDEFPKRINDSALRFHLHDGDETDGYERSDDEEDSSDNKLQWGESACCSMKKAFSSTVFIIRELHSYTLQMRESLLCEDLQGIFIRVQNEIHASFLWLFQQVFSHTPTLMIYVMILLANFSVHSMGNNAALAAETAVNPMMGSYSYVSSSEVRGKEQTKYDSLQLQNGKTGRGRGGGGKARPVACGGDEWFDETEWEPSEEELSHQNSIVDGTYCRTELVYKKGLSQEPNNPLLLANYAQFLYLVVHDYDRAEELFKKAIQMEPVDAEAHNKYAIFLWKAKKDMWAAEENFLEAIEVDPNNSYYPASYANFLWSTGGEDTCFPLGSSDGIA, from the exons ATGGTAGTAAAAGTAGCAGCAAATTTGCATTTACAGTTATCAGAGCCAAACCTTACCCAATCGTCGGCGGTAATCCCTTCACCTTCATTTCTAAAACGGTGCCGTACCGACGCCGTCCTTGTTTCAAAGACCGTTAATCGGTCTACTCTTTTCGGTTCACGTTCCGCCATTATCAACCGGTCTAAATCCTCTGAGATTTTCAAACCGAAACATAAAGCTTCTTCACCAATTGCTTGTATACACTACTTATCAGACGATGAATTTCCAAAGAGAATTAACGATTCAGCCCTCAGATTCCACTTACACGACGGCGATGAAACCGACGGCTATGAAAGATCCGACGACGAAGAAGATAGCTCCGATAATAAATTACAGTGGGGGGAATCGGCTTGTTGTTCAATGAAAAAGGCGTTTTCATCGACGGTATTTATAATCCGTGAACTCCATAGTTACACTTTACAAATGCGTGAATCATTGTTATGCGAAGATTTACAAGGAATTTTCATTAGAGTTCAAAACGAGATCCATGCTTCGTTCCTCTGGTTGTTTCAACAAGTGTTTTCTCACACACCCACTTTAATGATTTACGTGATGATATTGTTAGCGAATTTCTCTGTTCATTCTATGGGAAACAACGCAGCTTTGGCGGCTGAAACGGCGGTGAATCCGATGATGGGgtcttattcttatgtttcttCCAGTGAAGTTCGAGGCAAGGAGCAAACAAAGTATGATTCTTTGCAGCTACAGAATGGGAAAACTGGTCGTGGTAGAGGCGGTGGGGGAAAAGCGAGACCGGTTGCTTGTGGTGGTGATGAATGGTTTGATGAAACAGAGTGGGAACCGAGTGAAGAAGAGTTGAGTCATCAGAACTCGATCGTTGATGGAACGTATTGTAGGACAGAGCTTGTTTACAAAAAGGGATTATCACAAGAACCTAATAATCCTCTCCTTCTTGCTAATTATGCTCAGTTTCTCTACCTTGTTGTTCATGATTATGACAG AGCAGAAGAGTTGTTCAAGAAAGCAATACAAATGGAACCGGTAGACGCTGAAGCACACAATAAATATGCGATTTTTTTATGGAAAGCGAAGAAGGATATGTGGGCAGCGGAGGAAAATTTCTTGGAAGCCATTGAAGTTGATCCTAATAACTCATATTATCCGGCGAGCTATGCTAATTTTCTATGGAGTACCGGTGGGGAAGATACTTGTTTCCCTCTTGGTTCATCGGATGGTATTGCTTAA
- the LOC107931871 gene encoding vacuolar cation/proton exchanger 3, with amino-acid sequence MEFSEGSNKSLMDKETCCNNNNGVTIRTAQNMSSSFMRKKSDPILVSTIRFRILRELLANLQEVILGTKLAVLFPAIPLAIVADFYKFGRPWIFALSLLGLTPLAERVSFLTEQIAYFTGPTVGGLLNATCGNATELIIALFALYRNKIHVLKYSLMGSILSNLLLVLGTSLLCGGLANLKREQRYDRKQADVNSGLLLLGLLCHMLPLMFKYAVKPETGVSIAEYTLELSRASSVVMLVAYIGYIVFQLKTHREIFDSQEEVEDEDEEKAVIGFWSGFSWLVGMTLIIALLSEYVVGTIEAASETWGISISFISIILIPIVGNAAEHAGAIIFAFKNKLDISLGVALGSATQISMFAVPLCVVVGWIMRIKMDLDFNLLETGCLALTILVVAFTLQDGTSHYMKGVVLCLCYAAISACFFVHKIPAPLDQTNVKSGLNPSLSA; translated from the exons ATGGAGTTCTCTGAAGGGTCCAACAAAAGTTTGATGGACAAAGAAACATGTTGTAATAATAACAATGGTGTTACAATTAGGACAGCACAAAACATGTCGAGTTCGTTTATGCGTAAGAAATCGGACCCGATACTGGTGTCAACGATCCGATTTCGGATTCTTAGGGAGTTGTTAGCAAATTTGCAAGAAGTGATTTTAGGTACTAAGCTTGCTGTTCTTTTTCCTGCAATCCCTTTAGCCATTGTTGCTGATTTCTATAAGTTTGGAAGA CCATGGATATTTGCTCTAAGTTTGCTTGGACTTACACCACTTGCTGAGCGTGTTAGCTTCCTAACTGA GCAAATTGCGTACTTTACAGGTCCAAcag TTGGAGGACTCCTAAATGCAACATGTGGAAATGCAACCGAGCTTATAATAGCATTATTTGCACTTTACAGAAACAAAATACATGTTCTCAAGTACTCTCTAATGGGTTCCATTCTCTCAAATCTCCTCCTTGTTCTTGGCACTTCTCTCCTTTGTGGAGGCCTAGCCAACCTCAAAAGAGAGCAAAGATATGATAGG AAGCAAGCTGATGTGAACTCTGGGCTGTTGTTGTTGGGATTGCTTTGCCATATGTTGCCATTGATGTTTAAATATGCAGTAAAACCTGAAACTGGGGTTTCCATTGCTGAATATACATTGGAGCTGTCAAGAGCAAGCAGTGTGGTGATGCTTGTTGCTTATATTGGATATATTGTCTTCCAGCTTAAGACTCACAGGGAGATTTTTGACTCTCAAGAG GAagttgaagatgaagatgaagaaaaggCAGTGATAGGGTTTTGGAGTGGATTTAGCTGGTTGGTTGGTATGACACTCATCATTGCTTTGCTATCTGAGTATGTGGTGGGCACAATTGAG GCTGCATCAGAAACATGGGGCATTTCCATTAGCTTCATCAGCATAATTTTGATACCCATTGTTGGGAATGCAGCTGAACATGCTGGAGCTATCATTTTCGCCTTTAAAAACAAACTG GACATATCTTTGGGTGTTGCTTTGGGTTCTGCAACTCAAATCTCCATGTTTGCT GTTCCATTATGTGTTGTGGTTGGGTGGATTATGAGAATCAAAATGGACCTTGATTTCAATCTTCTCGAAACTGGTTGTCTTGCTTTAACAATACTTGTTGTTGCCTTTACGCTACAG gATGGAACTTCACATTACATGAAAGGAGTGGTACTTTGCCTTTGTTATGCGGCCATTTCTGCATGTTTTTTTGTTCATAAAATTCCAGCACCGTTGg ATCAAACTAATGTCAAATCGGGACTCAACCCATCGTTGTCAGCCTAG
- the LOC107931866 gene encoding putative serine/threonine-protein kinase-like protein CCR3: MTFFFTISLLILTAATIHVVAAIGSASTVAVVYGTGTICGIIANEPTQRVECYQNGLKLDISVSPNVSFESISGGKTFFCGLRSGGFSLHCWDTRALFNPKRIYLNYNVSLTDLAVGVDHVCAREVSSGIARCWRGNRGSPFSSPGDGLKFSKITSGNGFSCGILMNSSKVVCWGYNEISVEIQTQFGNLSMSNLVAGDSHVCGLTKTGFLVCKGTGQLDVPTSSAFEFSGLTSGRGFGCGIQRRNGLVQCGGSGDNNRVKDVSFETIVAGLDFICGLTTRNLTIICWGNAFTSDVPVPMVIPGPCVKSSCNCGTYLNSETLCYGSGNICKPCQTELPIPVPLTPVPSRGSEPSKGINKLSMAFLIVGSIGAFVGICSVLYCLWQWKCGFWLCRINSSVQPTVANDAIAPPPLRSFSLRHNSSRRLSRQRSGSSSSKQAEKTQSFSFSELADASNNFSIENRIGSGSFGVVYRGKLRDGREVAIKRGENDSLEKKAKKFQEKETAFESELALLSRLHHKHLVGLIGFCQENDERLLVYEYMTNGSLHDHLHNTNNIEKGSSELNSWKMRITIGLDAARGIHYLHNYAVPPIIHRDIKSSNILLDANWTARVSDFGLSLMGPESDQQFMSTTVVGTVGYIDPEYYVLNVLTPKSDVYGLGVVLLELLTGRKAVFRNREDRTGPMGVVEYAGPRISTGDLRSVLDTRVGVPEIHEVEAVELMAYTALNCVNLEGKERPNMTDIVANLEKALTLCENSHGSLSSTTISLPSD; this comes from the coding sequence ATGACCTTCTTTTTCACTATTTCCCTCTTGATCCTCACCGCCGCTACCATCCATGTTGTCGCCGCCATAGGCTCAGCCTCCACGGTTGCGGTCGTGTACGGCACAGGCACCATATGTGGTATCATAGCTAACGAGCCAACCCAACGAGTCGAATGTTACCAAAACGGACTCAAACTCGACATTTCGGTATCACCGAACGTATCATTCGAATCAATCTCCGGTGGCAAAACCTTCTTTTGTGGGCTTAGATCAGGTGGATTCAGTCTCCATTGTTGGGACACTCGAGCTTTGTTCAACCCAAAGCGTATATATTTAAACTATAATGTCTCGTTGACCGACTTAGCCGTCGGTGTTGACCATGTTTGTGCTAGAGAGGTAAGTTCCGGCATAGCTAGGTGCTGGCGAGGGAACCGTGGTTCACCATTTTCATCACCTGGTGATGGTTTAAAGTTCAGTAAGATCACATCAGGGAATGGTTTTAGCTGTGGGATTTTGATGAACAGTAGTAAAGTTGTTTGTTGGGGTTATAATGAAATTAGTGTTGAAATCCAAACTCAGTTTGGTAACTTGTCTATGTCGAATTTAGTTGCAGGAGATTCCCATGTTTGTGGATTGACCAAGACAGGATTCCTTGTCTGTAAAGGAACCGGCCAACTCGATGTTCCAACCAGTTCGGCTTTTGAATTCTCCGGTTTAACATCAGGACGGGGTTTCGGTTGCGGTATCCAACGAAGAAACGGTTTGGTTCAATGTGGGGGAAGCGGTGATAATAATAGAGTTAAGGATGTTTCATTTGAAACCATTGTTGCTGGTTTGGATTTCATTTGTGGGTTAACAACAAGGAATTTGACAATTATTTGCTGGGGAAATGCCTTTACAAGTGATGTTCCTGTTCCAATGGTGATTCCAGGTCCATGTGTTAAAAGTTCATGTAATTGTGGTACTTATTTGAATTCTGAGACACTGTGTTATGGTTCAGGCAACATTTGCAAACCGTGTCAAACCGAGCTTCCGATCCCGGTCCCGTTAACGCCGGTACCATCACGAGGATCTGAGCCGTCAAAAGGGATTAACAAGCTTTCAATGGCGTTTTTGATTGTGGGATCAATTGGTGCTTTTGTAGGGATTTGCAGTGTTCTTTACTGTTTATGGCAATGGAAATGTGGGTTTTGGCTTTGCAGGATAAATAGTTCCGTGCAACCCACGGTAGCTAATGATGCTATTGCTCCACCACCTTTAAGATCATTTTCGCTTCGACACAATAGTTCGAGGAGACTCAGCCGGCAACGAAGTGGGTCGTCGTCATCGAAACAAGCGGAGAAAACCCAAAGCTTTTCGTTCTCGGAGCTCGCCGATGCTTCCAACAACTTCTCGATCGAAAACCGTATCGGTTCCGGGAGTTTCGGGGTTGTTTATAGAGGCAAACTTCGAGACGGTCGCGAAGTCGCTATTAAAAGAGGCGAAAACGACTCATTAGAGAAAAAAGCGAAGAAATTCCAAGAGAAGGAAACCGCGTTTGAATCGGAATTAGCTTTGTTATCTAGGTTGCACCATAAACATTTAGTGGGATTAATCGGATTCTGCCAAGAAAACGACGAGAGGCTTCTGGTTTACGAGTACATGACTAATGGTTCACTCCACGATCATCTCCATAACACGAACAACATCGAAAAAGGAAGCAGCGAACTAAACTCTTGGAAAATGAGAATCACAATTGGGTTAGACGCCGCAAGAGGGATTCATTACCTTCATAACTATGCAGTACCACCTATAATTCATAGGGACATAAAGTCCTCCAACATACTATTAGATGCAAATTGGACCGCTCGAGTTTCGGATTTCGGATTATCGTTGATGGGACCGGAATCCGATCAACAATTCATGTCAACCACCGTAGTCGGTACAGTTGGGTACATAGATCCCGAATATTACGTCCTAAATGTATTAACACCAAAGAGCGATGTTTACGGCTTAGGTGTGGTATTGTTAGAGCTTTTAACAGGAAGAAAAGCCGTTTTTCGAAACAGAGAAGACAGAACTGGACCAATGGGGGTGGTCGAATACGCCGGCCCAAGGATATCAACCGGGGATCTCCGGTCAGTGCTCGATACAAGAGTCGGGGTGCCAGAGATTCACGAGGTCGAGGCAGTGGAATTAATGGCTTATACAGCTCTGAATTGTGTGAAtttggaaggaaaagaaaggcCCAATATGACAGACATTGTTGCCAATCTAGAGAAGGCTTTAACACTTTGTGAGAATAGTCATGGTAGCCTTTCATCTACTACAATTTCACTTCCTTcagattga